A genomic region of Leptospira barantonii contains the following coding sequences:
- a CDS encoding DUF1564 domain-containing protein, which produces MAAIYLDIDQKIQSILVPSGSERSNVETILFPESYLQNLTPEKRKLLPKRILPLLRRYQKFLISKKRINANARKTLYQRDVGKLVRLNMRIDTGVWAILGVIAAAHGVSRCFLVNYMIWLDESGVGNSIDETMNVGCPTFQDSYSYIWNLDLVQNRITKTLEFIPNPIRFLTAEDILHHYQE; this is translated from the coding sequence ATGGCGGCTATCTATCTCGACATCGATCAAAAAATTCAATCGATTCTGGTTCCAAGCGGCTCTGAGCGTTCGAATGTTGAAACGATTCTCTTTCCGGAAAGTTATTTGCAGAATTTAACACCGGAAAAACGGAAACTTCTTCCGAAAAGAATTCTTCCTCTTTTGCGAAGATATCAAAAATTTTTGATTTCTAAGAAAAGAATCAATGCCAACGCGCGGAAAACTTTGTATCAAAGGGACGTTGGAAAACTGGTTCGTTTGAACATGAGAATCGACACCGGAGTTTGGGCGATTTTAGGTGTTATTGCCGCCGCACACGGAGTTTCACGTTGTTTTTTGGTGAACTATATGATTTGGCTCGATGAATCCGGCGTCGGAAATTCTATCGATGAAACAATGAATGTAGGATGTCCCACCTTTCAAGATTCTTACAGTTATATCTGGAACTTAGATCTTGTCCAAAACCGGATTACAAAGACGCTCGAATTCATACCAAACCCGATTCGATTCTTAACCGCGGAAGATATACTACATCATTATCAAGAATAA